In Shinella sp. XGS7, a single genomic region encodes these proteins:
- the lpdA gene encoding dihydrolipoyl dehydrogenase, with translation MALLEVKVPDIGDFKDVAIIELLVKPGDTVKLEQSLITVESDKASMEIPSSAAGVVKELKVKLGDTINQGDLILVLEADAAAALAPAPAAAAAAPAPAPVAATAAAAAPAPQAASYGGSADAEFDVVVLGGGPGGYSAAFRAADLGLKVAVVERYATLGGVCLNVGCIPSKALLHVAAVMDEVKHFADLGVSYGEPEVELPKLLKHKQKVIGKLTGGLAMMAKMRKVTVIRGYGSLLDAQHLSVELTEGEGQARTGKTQTVKFKKIILAAGSQAVRLPFLPQDPRVIDSTGALELTSRPKRMLIIGGGIIGLEMGTVYSTLGARLDVVEMLPTLMTGADRDLVKVWQKMNAPRFDNIMLNTKTVAAEATPEGIKVTFEGEGAPKEPQVYDLVLQAVGRSPNGKKIGADKAGVIVSDRGFVPVDVQMRTNVPNVFAIGDLVGQPMLAHKAVHEGHVAAEVIAGELLGDEKLAKARFDARVIPSVAYTDPEVAWVGVTEDEAKARGLKIKKGLFPWNASGRAIANGRDEGFTKLIFDEETHRIIGGGIVGTHAGDMIGEIALAIEMGADAVDIGKTIHPHPTLGESIGLAAEVAHGSCTDVPPAKR, from the coding sequence GCTGGTCAAGCCCGGTGACACGGTCAAGCTGGAGCAGAGCCTGATCACCGTGGAGAGCGACAAGGCTTCCATGGAGATCCCGAGCTCGGCCGCCGGCGTGGTCAAGGAACTCAAGGTCAAGCTGGGCGACACCATCAACCAGGGCGATCTGATCCTGGTGCTGGAAGCCGATGCGGCCGCTGCGCTGGCCCCGGCACCGGCTGCGGCTGCGGCTGCCCCGGCACCCGCGCCGGTCGCCGCCACCGCCGCCGCCGCCGCGCCGGCCCCGCAGGCCGCCAGCTACGGCGGCAGCGCCGATGCGGAGTTCGATGTGGTGGTGCTGGGCGGCGGCCCGGGTGGCTACTCGGCCGCCTTCCGCGCCGCCGACCTGGGGCTCAAGGTGGCGGTCGTGGAGCGCTATGCCACCCTGGGCGGCGTCTGCCTGAACGTGGGTTGCATCCCCTCCAAGGCCCTGCTGCATGTGGCCGCCGTGATGGACGAGGTCAAGCACTTCGCCGATCTGGGCGTGTCCTACGGCGAGCCCGAGGTGGAACTGCCCAAGCTGCTCAAGCACAAGCAGAAGGTCATCGGCAAGCTGACCGGCGGTCTGGCCATGATGGCCAAGATGCGCAAGGTCACGGTGATCCGCGGCTACGGCAGCCTGCTCGATGCCCAGCATCTGAGCGTGGAGCTCACCGAGGGCGAGGGCCAGGCGCGCACGGGCAAGACCCAGACGGTCAAGTTCAAGAAGATCATCCTGGCCGCCGGCTCGCAGGCGGTGCGCCTGCCCTTCCTGCCGCAGGACCCGCGCGTGATCGACTCCACCGGCGCGCTGGAGCTGACCAGCCGCCCCAAGCGCATGCTGATCATCGGCGGCGGCATCATCGGCCTGGAGATGGGCACGGTCTACAGCACCCTGGGCGCCCGCCTGGACGTGGTGGAGATGCTGCCCACGCTGATGACCGGCGCCGACCGCGACCTGGTCAAGGTCTGGCAGAAGATGAATGCGCCGCGCTTCGACAACATCATGTTGAACACCAAGACGGTGGCGGCCGAGGCCACGCCCGAGGGCATCAAGGTGACGTTCGAAGGCGAGGGCGCGCCCAAGGAGCCCCAGGTCTATGACCTGGTGCTGCAGGCCGTGGGCCGCAGCCCCAATGGCAAGAAGATCGGCGCGGACAAGGCCGGCGTGATCGTCAGCGACCGCGGCTTCGTGCCAGTGGACGTGCAGATGCGCACCAATGTGCCGAACGTCTTCGCCATCGGCGACCTGGTGGGCCAGCCCATGCTGGCGCACAAGGCGGTTCACGAGGGCCATGTGGCGGCCGAAGTCATTGCCGGCGAGTTGCTGGGCGACGAGAAGCTGGCCAAGGCCCGCTTCGATGCCCGCGTGATCCCGAGCGTGGCCTACACCGACCCCGAGGTCGCCTGGGTGGGCGTGACCGAGGACGAGGCCAAGGCGCGTGGCCTCAAGATCAAGAAGGGCCTGTTCCCCTGGAACGCCTCCGGCCGCGCCATTGCCAATGGCCGCGACGAGGGTTTCACCAAGCTGATCTTCGACGAGGAGACTCACCGCATCATCGGCGGCGGCATCGTGGGCACCCACGCCGGCGACATGATCGGCGAGATCGCCCTGGCCATCGAGATGGGCGCCGACGCCGTGGACATCGGCAAGACCATCCACCCCCATCCCACCCTGGGCGAGTCCATCGGCCTGGCGGCGGAGGTGGCGCATGGCTCTTGCACGGATGTGCCGCCGGCCAAGCGTTGA